AGCGGGCCGCCTGGCCGCTGCGCCACACTGCCAGGGCCAGCGGCAGCATCCACTGGTCGGCCAGATGCGGGCCTAAAGCGCCCGCGCTGCGCTTGTAGGCGCGCACCTCGTCCACCAGCCGCTTGGCCACTTGCTCGGCCGACAGGCTGCGCTCGCCCAGCTGGCAGAACACCTCGGTGATGTGCGCATGCTCCAGCGTGGCGATCAGCGCGTTGCCCGGGCCCTCGTTCTGGCGCGTGGGTGGGTGGCGCAATTGGCCAGCCTCCTCCGTCCAGCCCATGCGCTGGCCCAGGGTCTGCAGCTCACGCACTGCCACGCCGCGCGAGATGCCGGGGGCCAGTGCATCGGCCCAGGCGTTTTGCAGCGGGCCGCGCTCCATCACATCCACGGGCACCAGCGGCTGTGCGGCAGGGGTGATGTGCGCCACCAGCTCACCCCCACCGGCCGGGAAGAAACCGCGGCGTTTGAGCTCCAGCTCCAGCCCCACACCCAGCCGCCGCACCAGCGGCGCAAAGGCGCGCTCCAAAAAGTCAAACGGCGGTGCCATCGGGTTGTGCGTGCCGCCCAGCAGCTCCACCCGGCTCGGGCCATCGGCCAGCATCAGCGCGGGCAGCACCGTCTGCAGCACCAGCAGGCAACTGCCTGCGGTGGCAATCTGAAAGCGGTAGTCGCCCGCACGCACTGCACCGGGTGTGAACATCAGCGTTTGCGAGTTCAGCTCAGCCCCCTCGGCCTGCCCGCCGCACACGGCCACCGCCGCTTGCACGCAAGCCAGGTGCTGGCGCATCAGCCCCGGCTTGGGCCGCCCGGCGCGGATGCGCGTAATGTGTAGCGGGCGGCCCGTGACCATGGACAGCCCCAAGCCCGTGCGCAGGATTTGCCCGCCGCCTTCGCCGGTGGAGCCGTCGAGGGTGAGGGGTGCCTGCACGGGGTGCGACGATTGATGAATGTAGTTCTCGCTCAAAACGACCTCAAATATCTGATTCGGAAGGCAGCTTGGCGTGGCGCAGGATGGCTTGCTCCATATGCGACGCGCGTCCGCTGATCCATGGGTTACGGCTGCCGCATAGGGATCGCAGCTCTTGCAAAAAATCGCTGTCTGCCACCGTGATGGCCAAGCGACAGTCGTATCGGAAACTGCCCGTGGAAGGACGGCGGACGATGGATCGCAGCAGCGCTTCTTGTATGTCCTTGCGCTCCTGATGTCGCAGTTCTGCTTGTTTGATCCTGGTGCAGACCACGTCGCGCAGGTAGCCAGAGCGAAAGAACCGAGGGCTGATCTGCAAGTACAGAATGGCCGCGTTGCGCCATGGACCGCTGCTGTCCACGATGTCGCGTTGAGCCTGCGCACTCCACAGTCCCCACAACGGGCTCTGATAGTTGCGGAACTCCTCGGCAGCGCGCCGGTGTTCTTGACGTGACACCATGCTTGAACGCTGGCGCGCAGCAGCAGCGCGGCACGCCGCGTGCAAGCGATTCATCTCCGCCTCGGTTTCGTGAATGACGCGGGCATCGATCATTGCTCTTCACGCGGAGTCGCGTGCCGCTTTTGCTCCGTCATAGCGCAGCACGGTGTCGTGCAGCAGCGTGTCCAGCGCGGCATTGCCAGGCACGGGCAGCGGCTGCACTGGCTCTGCCGCATTGCGTGCCAGCTCGGCCTCGATGAAGGCATGGATGCCCGGCCAGCGCGGGCTGGTGGCAGCTTCGCCCGCGCGCATCTTCACCTCCAGCAGGGCGTTGATCTCGTCGACGAGCGCCGCATCGTGCACCGGGTGCAGCGTGTGCTGGGCCAGTTCGGCAAAGCGCATGGGCGGCACGCCGGGCTGCGTGCGTATCCAGCGCGCGGCCAGCAGCGGGCGCAGCACGTACAGGTACTTTTTGTAGCGCACCTCGTCAGCCTGCAGATGCTCGCGAAAGTTCTTCTTGGCCATCGACGCGTAGTGGTGCCAGCCCTTGGCGTTGGAGAACACCTGTGCCGCCAGTGCGCGGAACTGCGCCATGGTGTCACCCTCTTCGCGGTAGACGATGGGCGAGCCCAGCCATTCGAGCAGCGTGGGGTTGGACTCGCGCATCAGGCCCAGGGCTTTGCGCAGGTCCCAGCCGTTCACGTCCAAGTCACCGCTGATCGGCAGTTCGATCACGTCGCGGCCCGGTGCCACGGTCAGGTACCAGGGCAGGCGGTTCACGTAGATGAAGCGCACGTCATAGTCGCTGTCAGGCGAGGCAAAGCCCCAGCCCCGGCTGCCGGATTCGCAGGCGAAGAGCACCGTCACATCGTGCCGGGCTTCGATGTCGCGCAGGGCCTGCAGCACCTGCGTGCGCATGTGGGGCTCCACCGGGTGGGCGGAGTGCAGCATTTCTTTTTTTTCTGATGTATGCATAAAAATGGGCTGTAGCGCTTGATGGGTAAGCGCGATAAGCTATCAAAAATGTAGTAATTTACGCAGTCCTTCGCAACTGGCGCGGCCCAGGCGAGAGACGCCAAGCAAGGGCCTAGGCTGGCCGCGCCGCCCCGCAGCGATGGCGTCGTCCCCCTTGGGGGGAAGCCGCGCAGCGGCTCAGGGGGGCTACCCTTTCACACACACCACCTGCTTGAGCGTGTACACCACCTCCACCAGGTCTTGCTGCGCTGCCATCACCGCGTCGATGTCTTTGTACGCCATCGGAATCTCGTCGATCACATCCGCATCCTTTCGGCATTCCACGCCTTCGGTGGCTTTGATCTGGTCTTCGACCGTGAACAGCTTCTTGGCCTTGGTGCGGCTCATGGTGCGGCCCGCGCCGTGGCTGCAGCTGTTGAAGCTCTCGGGGTTGCCTTTTCCGCGCACGATGAAGCTCTTGGCCCCCATGCTCCCCGGGATGATCCCCAGCTTGCCTTGCTCGGCACTCACCGCGCCCTTGCGGGTCACGAACACGTCCTGCCCGAAGTGCGTCTCGCGCTGCACGTAGTTGTGGTGGCAGTTCACCGCTTCAATGTGCGTCTCGAACGGCTTGGTGATGATTTTTCGCAGCGCGGCAATCACGCGGCCCATCATCACCTCGCGGTTGGCTGCGGCAAACTTTTGCGCCCACCCCACGGCCTTCACATAGTCGCCAAAGTACTGCGCGCCTTCTTCAAAGTACGCCAGGTCTTTATCGGGTAGGTTGCGCTGGTTCATCTCGGCGTCCTTCTTGGCCAGCTCGATGAAATGGGTGCCGATGGCGTTCCCTACTCCGCGCGAGCCGGAGTGCAGCATCACCCACACGCTCTGGTGTTCGTCCAGGCAGATTTCGATGAAGTGGTTCCCCGTTCCTAGCGTTCCCAGGTGCTTGTAGTTGTTCGTGTTCTTGATGCGCGGGTGCGCTTCGCAAATCTCGTCGAACTCATCCACCAGCCCCGCCCAGGCGCGGTCGGTCTCAGTGGGCGGCGTATCCCAGCTTCCCTTGTCGCGGCCAAAGCGCTTGGGCGTCATCCCCACCGGCACGGCGCGTTCAATGGCCGTGCGCACGCCAGACAGGTTGTCCGGCAGATCGCTGGCCGTGAGCGTGGTCTTGCACGCCATCATTCCGCACCCCAGGTCCACCCCCACCGCAGCGGGGATGATGGCCTTGAGGGTGGGTACCACCGAGCCGATGGTCGCGCCGATCCCCAGGTGCACGTCGGGCATCACCGCCACGTGCTTGAACACGATGGGCAGGCGTGCAATGTTGCGCAGCTGGTTTTTGGCGTCTTCTTCTACGGGCACGCCTTGGGTCCACATCTTCACGGGCACGCCGTTCGGAATGTCGAGTTGTTCGTAATTCTGGGTCATGTTTTTCTCGCTATTTATTGTTGTGTTCTTCTGCATGGTTTGCGTCGCAGTCATGCCGCCATCGCGTCAAAGACTGCGCTGATCCGCTCTGGGAGCGGGTAGCGCTGATGGTCCACAGCCCCCGCTGGTAACCACGAGCTGGTGGGGCCCGTGTCGACCAGTCGCATGAGCTTCTCCGTCCAGCGCGCCCTGGTGACTGGCTTGCTCAGCCATTCCTCCATGGTGCGTTGGTATTCGACCTCATCCGTGGCAAACGCGTTGCCCATCTGGTTGGAGTACCACACATAGTCCCAATAGCATGCGTCTACAAAGTTCAGGGTCGATGCGTCGCTTTCACAGTCCAGCCAGTGCTGTAGCAAGGGCTCCAGCGGCACGCGGGCACGGGCCCACATCAGCAAGATGGTGAAGGCGTTATCCCCCTGGAACAGGGAATCGCTGGCTGCGGGCCATTGCTCCAAGCCTTGTGCAAAGTACGCCAGCGCAAAGCCCTGCAGCGCAGACTGTTCTGTCGCTGAAAACGAGCCGGGCTCGCAGCGGCCCAACCGGTCCAGATACAGCTCGGTGGAGTGGTGCAGCCGGGCGCCTTCGGCCAGCAGTTCCAGCAGCCGTGGGGCCAGGTATTTGATTTCATCCGCAGGCTGCACCTGGCTCTTGGCAGAGTCGTTGTATTCGTAGAAGTGCCTCTGGGTCAGCTGGCGCAGCGGCAGGTGGCTCATTTGCAGGGCCAGGTCAGCGTCCATGCAGCAGGCAGTGCAGACATCCAAGGTGCCAACCGCTGGTGCACTGTATTTGGCAAAGGCCTGGTAAACCGCCTGTGTGGCGGCTTCCAGCGGGGTTGCGGCAGGTGTCGGTTGCTTCTTCATGGTTCTCTTTCATCTCATTTTCACCAAGCCATTCAGCACCTGGTCCAGGCCGCCAAACACCGAGATCTTGTCGATCCGCTCGGCCACACGCTCCAGCGTCTCCAGCTCCTTCATGCGCAGTGCGACGGGGTTGTCCTCCATCACCTTGGCGGTGTTGAGCAGGGATCGCGTCGCTGCAGTTTCCTCGCGGCGGCGGATCACGTTGGCCTCGGCCTGCTTCTGCGCCTGCACCACCTGGGTCAGGATGGTTTTCATCTCGCCGGGCAGCACGATGTCTTTCACGCCCACGCTCTCCAGCTGCATGCCATAGGGCTGCAGCTTGGCGGCCATGTGTGCGGTCACCACTTCGTCGATCACCGTCTTGTTTTCCAGCAGCTCATCGAGCGTGCGGGTGCCCACGGCGGCGCGCAGCGCAAACTGCAGCTCGCGGTACAGGTAGTCGGCAGGCTTTTGCAACTGGCCATAGGCCTGCAGCACATGCACAAAGCGGTAGGTGGCGCACAAGTTCAGTCGCAGGCTCACCTTGTCGCGGGTCATGATGTCCTGGCCCGATACCTCTACGGCTTGCAGGCGCAAATCCACCAGCTCCACCGCCACGGTGCGGCCGTACTTCCAGAACGCGTAGGTGCCTGCGGCCAGCAGGCGCTCGACCTTGCCGTCCACCGTCAGCAGGCCGCACTGGCCCTCGGGCACCTGCACTTGCAGCACACCGGCCAATCCGGTCACACTGCGCTGGCGCAGCTGGGTTTGCGTCAATCGCGCTACCAGTGCGGCGGGCAGCTCTGCGCCCGCTTGCAGGTCCACCACTTGCACGCTCACATCCACCAAGCCTTTCCAATAAAGGCGACGGGTGCCAGGCGGCAAGATCTCGACCAGCACGCCGTTTTCGCTGCGCAGGCCCACTTCGGTTTCCGACAGGTTCACCTGCACAAACTCGGCCGCCACCACGGCGGGCTCCTGCGCCATCAGGTAGTCGGCCAGGCCGTGGGTGAAGGCGGGTTGTTCGAGGGCGAAGGTCTCCACGCGCATCTGGTCCATGCCCGCAAACAGC
This Acidovorax sp. 106 DNA region includes the following protein-coding sequences:
- a CDS encoding RtcB family protein, with the protein product MTQNYEQLDIPNGVPVKMWTQGVPVEEDAKNQLRNIARLPIVFKHVAVMPDVHLGIGATIGSVVPTLKAIIPAAVGVDLGCGMMACKTTLTASDLPDNLSGVRTAIERAVPVGMTPKRFGRDKGSWDTPPTETDRAWAGLVDEFDEICEAHPRIKNTNNYKHLGTLGTGNHFIEICLDEHQSVWVMLHSGSRGVGNAIGTHFIELAKKDAEMNQRNLPDKDLAYFEEGAQYFGDYVKAVGWAQKFAAANREVMMGRVIAALRKIITKPFETHIEAVNCHHNYVQRETHFGQDVFVTRKGAVSAEQGKLGIIPGSMGAKSFIVRGKGNPESFNSCSHGAGRTMSRTKAKKLFTVEDQIKATEGVECRKDADVIDEIPMAYKDIDAVMAAQQDLVEVVYTLKQVVCVKG
- a CDS encoding slipin family protein, whose amino-acid sequence is MLKIQRATVKKNERALLLRNGSFDRVLRSGTHWLFAGMDQMRVETFALEQPAFTHGLADYLMAQEPAVVAAEFVQVNLSETEVGLRSENGVLVEILPPGTRRLYWKGLVDVSVQVVDLQAGAELPAALVARLTQTQLRQRSVTGLAGVLQVQVPEGQCGLLTVDGKVERLLAAGTYAFWKYGRTVAVELVDLRLQAVEVSGQDIMTRDKVSLRLNLCATYRFVHVLQAYGQLQKPADYLYRELQFALRAAVGTRTLDELLENKTVIDEVVTAHMAAKLQPYGMQLESVGVKDIVLPGEMKTILTQVVQAQKQAEANVIRRREETAATRSLLNTAKVMEDNPVALRMKELETLERVAERIDKISVFGGLDQVLNGLVKMR
- the rtcA gene encoding RNA 3'-terminal phosphate cyclase, translated to MSENYIHQSSHPVQAPLTLDGSTGEGGGQILRTGLGLSMVTGRPLHITRIRAGRPKPGLMRQHLACVQAAVAVCGGQAEGAELNSQTLMFTPGAVRAGDYRFQIATAGSCLLVLQTVLPALMLADGPSRVELLGGTHNPMAPPFDFLERAFAPLVRRLGVGLELELKRRGFFPAGGGELVAHITPAAQPLVPVDVMERGPLQNAWADALAPGISRGVAVRELQTLGQRMGWTEEAGQLRHPPTRQNEGPGNALIATLEHAHITEVFCQLGERSLSAEQVAKRLVDEVRAYKRSAGALGPHLADQWMLPLALAVWRSGQAARYTCTEVTPHTATNAQTIALGLPVRVQITPVERAMHIEIAPV
- a CDS encoding nucleotidyltransferase domain-containing protein translates to MLHSAHPVEPHMRTQVLQALRDIEARHDVTVLFACESGSRGWGFASPDSDYDVRFIYVNRLPWYLTVAPGRDVIELPISGDLDVNGWDLRKALGLMRESNPTLLEWLGSPIVYREEGDTMAQFRALAAQVFSNAKGWHHYASMAKKNFREHLQADEVRYKKYLYVLRPLLAARWIRTQPGVPPMRFAELAQHTLHPVHDAALVDEINALLEVKMRAGEAATSPRWPGIHAFIEAELARNAAEPVQPLPVPGNAALDTLLHDTVLRYDGAKAARDSA